The proteins below are encoded in one region of Sedimentibacter sp. zth1:
- a CDS encoding YbjQ family protein: MILVNTNFISGKNFETLEVVKGSTIQTKHVGKDILQSFKTLVGGELTAYNEMMNDARALATKRMVKEAEVLGADAVINIRYATSAIMQGAAEVMVYGTAVKFK; this comes from the coding sequence ATGATCTTAGTAAATACTAATTTTATTAGTGGCAAAAATTTTGAAACATTGGAAGTTGTAAAGGGAAGCACAATTCAGACTAAGCATGTTGGAAAAGATATTCTTCAGAGTTTTAAGACTTTGGTGGGTGGAGAACTTACGGCATATAATGAAATGATGAATGATGCTAGAGCACTTGCAACCAAAAGAATGGTTAAAGAGGCAGAAGTTTTAGGAGCAGATGCGGTTATTAATATTAGATATGCAACAAGCGCAATTATGCAAGGTGCTGCAGAGGTAATGGTTTACGGTACGGCAGTAAAATTTAAATAA
- a CDS encoding SDR family oxidoreductase, producing the protein MKKTALITGATSGLGLAYVNEYAKRGYDLIITGRRKEKIEANAKDIIERYGISVMVVIVDLSNENGLNKLLEIIKDKEIDVLVNNAGFGLKPYFADLLVENIEEMIYLQTNTVVLLVHTVIQGMIKRNHGTIINISSDGAFAVIPKNVLYSSTKIFIKNFTEGIYMELMETEVKVQVVCPGFMDSDFHESTGMKVNKSQKGFMKFSQPEDIVKKAMKDLKKGKVVSVLGTDAKLIRFLSNILPRKVYYFFAVGFVKKKFVPKNV; encoded by the coding sequence ATGAAAAAAACAGCGCTAATTACAGGTGCAACTAGTGGACTAGGACTGGCATATGTAAATGAATATGCCAAAAGAGGATATGATTTAATTATTACAGGAAGGCGGAAAGAAAAAATTGAAGCTAATGCAAAGGATATAATAGAACGGTATGGAATCAGTGTTATGGTCGTAATTGTTGATTTGTCAAATGAGAATGGATTAAATAAACTTCTTGAAATAATTAAGGATAAGGAGATAGATGTTCTAGTTAATAATGCAGGATTCGGCTTGAAACCCTATTTTGCCGACCTATTGGTTGAAAATATTGAGGAAATGATTTATTTACAGACGAATACAGTTGTACTTTTGGTTCATACTGTAATACAAGGAATGATTAAGAGAAATCACGGAACGATTATTAATATTTCTTCGGACGGTGCTTTTGCAGTAATTCCAAAGAATGTTTTGTATTCCTCAACTAAGATATTTATCAAAAATTTTACGGAAGGAATTTATATGGAATTAATGGAGACAGAAGTAAAAGTTCAAGTAGTCTGCCCAGGATTCATGGATTCTGATTTTCATGAGAGTACAGGTATGAAAGTAAATAAAAGCCAAAAGGGATTTATGAAATTCAGTCAACCTGAAGATATTGTAAAAAAAGCCATGAAAGATTTGAAGAAGGGGAAAGTAGTATCTGTATTGGGAACGGATGCTAAGTTAATCAGATTCTTGTCTAATATTCTTCCAAGGAAAGTATACTATTTTTTTGCAGTCGGTTTTGTAAAAAAGAAGTTTGTCCCCAAAAATGTTTAA
- a CDS encoding MATE family efflux transporter — protein sequence MSDKKQFYRFVIPSIGSMLVTGLYFVVDGIFVGRGVGTNGLAAVNIAVPFISLLTAISMMITMGGATLTSISFGKGENKKANNYFNTSLLLVLLFSLGMTAISVLFPTQLVKFLGASNMLIESTATYLKYYVIFGIFLCGSSTLSAFVRNDGNPQLAFWGMIIGAISNVFFDWLFIFPLQMGIKGAAIASGLGQILACIVLSAHFMCRKGVLKIETIAREKGIITQIIKAGIPEFVTQMSQPVTILCYNNIVLNTFGEIGVSAFSVISYIIVVILAVFIGLAQGIQPLLSRSIGEGNREKENFFFQKGLQFNILLSCIIYLIMLIFGKAIISIFNNDAELIKTAYNCIIIYGISFIFASVNIVYTTYNLATKNTKVAMMIAVLRSFICNSIFIFLMPALFGINMVWTGMIVAELVVMIIAITQNKKSKEASLI from the coding sequence ATGTCGGATAAAAAACAATTTTACAGATTTGTAATCCCGTCTATAGGCTCTATGCTTGTAACGGGACTTTATTTTGTTGTTGATGGAATATTTGTAGGTAGGGGTGTTGGAACAAACGGGCTTGCTGCTGTTAATATTGCAGTTCCTTTCATCTCACTTCTTACAGCAATATCTATGATGATTACAATGGGAGGAGCAACTCTTACTTCTATTTCTTTTGGTAAAGGTGAAAACAAAAAAGCAAATAATTATTTTAATACAAGTTTATTATTAGTCCTACTATTCTCGCTAGGTATGACTGCTATCAGCGTTTTGTTCCCTACACAGCTGGTGAAATTTTTAGGTGCAAGTAACATGCTTATAGAAAGTACAGCCACTTATCTAAAATATTATGTAATATTTGGAATTTTCCTCTGTGGTTCGTCAACACTGTCTGCCTTTGTCAGAAATGACGGTAATCCACAACTTGCTTTTTGGGGAATGATTATAGGCGCAATAAGCAATGTTTTTTTTGATTGGCTCTTTATTTTCCCATTGCAGATGGGAATAAAAGGGGCTGCTATTGCTTCTGGATTAGGTCAAATTTTGGCGTGTATTGTATTATCTGCTCATTTTATGTGCAGAAAAGGTGTTCTTAAAATTGAGACAATTGCTAGAGAAAAAGGCATAATTACTCAGATTATTAAAGCAGGGATTCCTGAATTTGTCACACAGATGAGTCAGCCGGTAACAATTCTTTGTTATAATAATATTGTCTTAAATACTTTTGGAGAAATCGGTGTTTCTGCCTTTTCGGTAATTTCCTATATAATTGTCGTTATCCTTGCTGTCTTTATAGGATTGGCACAGGGTATACAGCCATTACTCAGCCGTAGTATCGGAGAGGGCAATAGGGAAAAAGAAAATTTTTTCTTTCAGAAAGGTTTACAATTTAACATATTGCTTTCGTGTATTATCTATTTGATAATGCTTATATTTGGAAAAGCCATTATATCCATATTTAACAATGATGCAGAACTCATAAAAACAGCCTATAATTGCATAATAATTTACGGTATTTCGTTTATATTCGCATCTGTTAATATTGTATACACTACCTATAACCTTGCTACTAAAAATACAAAAGTTGCTATGATGATAGCAGTGCTTCGAAGTTTTATATGCAATAGTATTTTTATATTTTTAATGCCAGCTTTATTTGGAATAAATATGGTGTGGACTGGAATGATTGTTGCCGAATTGGTAGTTATGATAATTGCAATTACACAAAACAAAAAGTCCAAGGAGGCTTCTCTGATATAA
- a CDS encoding PadR family transcriptional regulator, producing the protein MNILKNLPLTETTYYILLALRRAGHGYAIMQRVEELSDGKVRIAAGTMYGALENLSKQKLIISVPSEDARRKMYQISSDGIKVLALEVERLKHLVTVYERTEMKGE; encoded by the coding sequence GTGAATATATTAAAAAATCTTCCGCTTACGGAAACAACATATTATATTCTGCTTGCTTTGAGACGAGCCGGACACGGCTATGCAATAATGCAGAGGGTTGAAGAATTAAGCGATGGAAAAGTAAGGATTGCTGCAGGTACTATGTACGGAGCATTAGAAAATCTATCAAAGCAAAAGCTGATTATTTCTGTGCCTTCAGAAGATGCAAGAAGAAAAATGTATCAAATTTCTAGTGATGGTATTAAGGTGCTTGCACTTGAAGTGGAGAGATTAAAACATCTTGTCACTGTTTATGAACGTACAGAAATGAAAGGAGAATAA
- a CDS encoding ABC transporter ATP-binding protein, whose amino-acid sequence MIKFKSISKSFKYKNTEIKALDSVSLHIDNNEMVAIMGPSGSGKTTLLNIAGGIFKQTSGEYLFNNKTVLGNESDMAKFRSDNVGFILQHSALINNRNVLYNISLPLKYKNIEKNKIKEKVLIVTDSLGISNKLEMYPHMLSGGECQRVAIARAVISNPNIILADEPTCSLDDDNKYEVLDILKKLNKEGITIIIATHDDTVAQICDRKINIKNGKNFN is encoded by the coding sequence ATGATTAAATTTAAAAGTATTAGTAAAAGTTTTAAGTATAAAAATACAGAAATAAAGGCACTTGATAGTGTTAGTTTACATATAGATAATAATGAAATGGTTGCAATTATGGGACCAAGCGGTTCGGGTAAAACAACATTGTTGAATATAGCAGGCGGGATATTCAAACAAACCAGTGGAGAATATTTATTCAATAATAAAACTGTGCTGGGTAACGAATCTGATATGGCTAAATTTAGAAGTGATAATGTTGGATTTATTCTCCAGCATTCTGCATTAATTAATAATAGAAATGTTTTATATAACATATCATTGCCATTAAAATATAAAAATATCGAAAAAAACAAAATAAAAGAAAAAGTTTTGATAGTTACTGATTCACTTGGTATTTCAAATAAACTTGAAATGTATCCTCATATGCTGTCTGGTGGAGAGTGCCAACGTGTAGCTATTGCTCGAGCAGTTATTTCAAATCCAAATATTATTTTAGCTGATGAACCAACATGTTCTTTAGATGATGACAATAAATACGAAGTATTAGATATATTGAAAAAATTAAACAAAGAAGGTATAACAATTATAATAGCAACTCATGATGATACTGTAGCTCAAATTTGTGATAGAAAAATAAATATCAAAAACGGAAAAAATTTTAATTAA
- a CDS encoding HD domain-containing protein, whose amino-acid sequence MNRIEILRKYIDEILLNMTDVEERRCAYLHLYGVAQSCALIALKRGENAELATMAGMLHDIYSYAKMDTKDHAHKGAILAREILTSLQITNDDETKMICDAIYNHSEKEIIHSKFNEILIDADVFQHCLYNPMYEIKAHEKSRYEKLKLEFGIA is encoded by the coding sequence ATGAACAGAATTGAAATTTTAAGAAAATATATTGATGAAATACTCTTGAATATGACTGATGTTGAAGAACGAAGATGTGCTTATTTGCATTTATATGGAGTTGCTCAATCTTGTGCATTAATTGCACTAAAGCGTGGAGAAAACGCTGAGCTTGCCACTATGGCAGGTATGCTTCATGACATATATTCGTATGCTAAAATGGACACAAAAGACCATGCGCATAAAGGTGCTATCTTAGCAAGAGAAATATTGACATCATTACAGATAACAAATGATGATGAAACTAAAATGATTTGTGATGCTATTTATAATCATAGTGAAAAAGAAATTATACATTCTAAATTTAATGAAATTTTAATTGATGCAGATGTTTTTCAGCATTGTTTGTATAATCCTATGTATGAAATCAAAGCACATGAAAAAAGCAGATACGAAAAACTTAAACTTGAATTTGGCATTGCGTAG
- a CDS encoding TetR/AcrR family transcriptional regulator has translation MRVSKEPEIRKREMIDTAMKIFAWKGYEGTTMADIAKAMNVVPGLCYRYFKSKHKLYLEAVSVYAKECIVPMIAIMQKEEISVNKYLEQFSTCFIARDGKEKYHDFFHGQGNDMFNKQLAITMCDALTPYVTEFIICLNKKGMLHVENPGDTARFVLYGEIPILNDETLNSEEKADKIMRLIRKIMV, from the coding sequence ATGCGTGTTTCAAAAGAACCAGAAATAAGAAAAAGAGAAATGATTGATACGGCTATGAAAATATTTGCTTGGAAAGGATATGAGGGAACAACCATGGCAGATATTGCAAAAGCCATGAATGTGGTTCCAGGATTATGTTACAGATATTTCAAATCCAAACATAAATTATACCTGGAAGCAGTTTCTGTTTATGCAAAGGAGTGCATTGTACCAATGATTGCAATAATGCAGAAAGAAGAAATTTCTGTAAATAAATATTTGGAACAGTTTTCAACTTGTTTTATTGCAAGAGATGGAAAAGAGAAATATCATGATTTTTTTCATGGACAAGGTAATGATATGTTTAATAAGCAATTAGCTATTACAATGTGTGATGCTTTGACTCCATATGTGACAGAATTTATCATTTGTTTGAATAAAAAGGGGATGCTTCATGTTGAAAATCCAGGAGATACTGCAAGATTTGTTTTGTATGGTGAAATTCCTATTTTGAATGATGAGACATTAAATTCTGAAGAAAAAGCAGATAAGATTATGCGGTTAATTAGAAAAATAATGGTGTAG
- a CDS encoding MerR family DNA-binding transcriptional regulator, which yields MVESIAMEENMKNYLSIGEVSKLKGVSVKSLRYYGELGILIPAYINKETGYRYYSMEQMVIVDLIITCLDFDIPLKNFNNYIMKDGFINTEKILNDGKKIANQKILNIRKSFKLLENISNHLSITTKIKTYEGVYNRNFSKRFLLTEEWSGNIYDIRLFMEKITKLYNDSEKYGLTPLYNQGVLFLYKNNKVKDMVFLEVDKFCDITNNMLILPDVEFVCEVFTNDELLIAENKYLKDKMHPDGSVILIRELYDKKIDNQPTPVEVQFYLKKQENHQ from the coding sequence ATGGTAGAGTCAATAGCAATGGAGGAAAATATGAAAAATTATTTATCGATTGGAGAAGTTTCAAAACTAAAGGGAGTAAGCGTTAAATCACTAAGATATTACGGTGAACTTGGAATACTTATCCCTGCTTATATCAACAAAGAAACGGGGTATCGGTATTATTCTATGGAACAGATGGTTATTGTAGATTTAATTATCACTTGTCTAGATTTTGATATTCCTCTTAAAAATTTTAACAATTACATTATGAAAGACGGATTTATAAATACGGAAAAAATCCTAAACGATGGTAAGAAAATTGCTAATCAAAAAATTTTAAATATCAGAAAAAGTTTTAAATTATTAGAAAATATTTCAAACCATTTGAGTATTACAACAAAAATAAAAACATACGAAGGCGTTTATAACAGAAATTTCTCAAAACGATTTCTTCTTACTGAGGAATGGAGCGGAAATATTTATGATATTAGATTGTTTATGGAAAAAATAACTAAACTCTATAATGATAGTGAAAAATATGGCTTAACTCCTCTATATAATCAAGGGGTTCTTTTTCTTTATAAAAACAACAAAGTTAAGGATATGGTGTTTTTAGAAGTTGATAAGTTTTGTGATATAACAAATAATATGCTGATATTACCAGACGTTGAATTTGTCTGTGAAGTTTTTACTAATGATGAACTTCTTATTGCCGAAAATAAATATCTTAAGGACAAAATGCATCCCGATGGCAGTGTAATTTTGATAAGAGAATTATACGATAAAAAAATAGATAATCAACCGACACCAGTGGAGGTACAGTTTTATTTAAAAAAGCAGGAAAACCACCAATGA